A DNA window from Lepidochelys kempii isolate rLepKem1 chromosome 9, rLepKem1.hap2, whole genome shotgun sequence contains the following coding sequences:
- the LOC140916972 gene encoding uncharacterized protein, producing MQSSSAQVTMMESQNRKRAPAWTEREVRDLIAVWGEESVLSELRSSFRNAKTFVKISQGMKDRGRNRDPKQCRVKLKELRQAYQKTREANSRSGSEPQTCRFYDELHAILGGSATTTPAVLFDSFNGDGGNTEAGFGDEEDEEEEEEVVDGSQQASGETGFPDSQELFLTLDLEPVPPEPTQGCLLDPAGGEGTSAGCVSMITGSSPSQRLVKLRKKKKRTRDEMFSELMLSSHTDRAQTNAWRQIMSECRKAQNDREERWRAEESKWRAEESKWRAEDRAEAQMSRQRDERRQDSMLRLLQDQTRMLQCMVELQQRQLEHRLPLLPLCNQPPSSPSSIASTPRRPRTRWGGLRPTSHSTTEDCPKKRRLSFNKF from the exons atgcagagctcatcagcacaggtgaccatgatggagtcccagaatcgcaaaagagctccagcatggaccgaacgggaggtacgggatctgatcgctgtttggggagaggaatccgtgctatcagaactccgttccagttttcgaaatgccaaaacctttgtgaaaatctcccagggcatgaaggacagaggccgtaacagggacccgaagcagtgccgcgtgaaactgaaggagctgaggcaagcctaccagaaaaccagagaggcgaacagccgctctgggtcagagccccaaacatgccgcttctatgatgagctgcatgccattttagggggttcagccaccactaccccagccgtgttgtttgactccttcaatggagatggaggcaatacggaagcaggttttggggacgaagaagatgaggaggaggaggaggaggttgtagatggctcacagcaagcaagcggagaaaccggttttcccgacagccaggaactgtttctcaccctagacctggagccagtaccccccgaacccacccaaggctgcctcctggacccagcaggcggagaagggacctctg ctggatgtgtttcaatgatcacaggatcttctccttcccagaggctagtgaagcttagaaagaaaaaaaaacgcactcgagatgaaatgttctccgagctaatgctgtcctcccacactgacagagcacagacgaatgcgtggaggcaaataatgtcagagtgcaggaaagcacaaaatgaccgggaggagaggtggagggctgaagagagtaagtggcgggctgaagagagtaagtggcgggcagaagacagggctgaagctcaaatgtcgcggcagcgtgatgagagaaggcaggattcaatgctgaggctgctgcaggaccaaaccagaatgctccagtgtatggttgagctgcagcaaaggcagctggagcacagactgccactgctgcccctctgtaaccaaccgccctcctccccaagttccatagcctccacacccagacgcccaagaacgcggtgggggggcctccggccaaccagccactccacaacagaggattgcccaaaaaaaagaaggctgtcattcaataaattttaa